One region of Citrus sinensis cultivar Valencia sweet orange chromosome 6, DVS_A1.0, whole genome shotgun sequence genomic DNA includes:
- the LOC102614176 gene encoding AAA-ATPase ASD, mitochondrial-like isoform X2, translating to MVTTGELWATIGSVMASVMFVSAIFKQYFPYQLWGYVEKYSQKLFRILYPYIEITFHEFSGDRLKRSEAFSAIQNYLSTTATLHATRFKADVVKDSQSIVLSMDDRQEVTDEFKGIKVWWVLGKNIPKTQSFSFYPATDEKRYYRLTFHKSHRELITGPYVNHVLAGGKAITVKNRQRKLYSNNPSKNWYGWRSTKWSHVFFEHPATFDTLAMETKKKEEIKKDLKKFSEGKEYYEKIGKAWKRGYLLYGPPGTGKSTMIAAMANYMNYDVYDLELTTVKDNTELRSLLIDTSSKSILVIEDIDCSLDLTGQREKKKEKDEDEEEKNPIEKKEKEDGESKKSKVTLSGLLNFIDGLWSATGGERIIVFTTNYVDKLDPALIRRGRMDKHIEMSYCCFEAFKMLAKNYLDIDSHELYAEIEIMLAETNMTPADVAENLMPKCDEDDTETCLKNLIEALKAAKEEAIKKAEEEARLKAEEATKKAEEEVRSKAEKEEKEKHAKENETSSSSAKENGSIANGNGNTSN from the exons ATGGTGACTACTGGAGAATTGTGGGCAACTATAGGCTCAGTTATGGCGAGTGTCATGTTTGTATCAGCTATATTCAAGCAATACTTTCCATATCAACTTTGGGGCTATGTTGAAAAATATAGTCAAAAATTGTTTCGGATTCTGTATCCTTACATAGAAATTACGTTTCATGAATTCTCCGGTGATCGTCTCAAGCGCAGCGAAGCCTTCTCCGCCATACAAAACTATCTCAGCACCACTGCCACTTTGCATGCTACAAGGTTCAAGGCTGATGTTGTCAAAGACAGTCAGTCTATAGTCCTTAGCATGGATGATAGGCAGGAGGTCACAGATGAGTTTAAAGGGATCAAAGTTTGGTGGGTGTTGGGTAAGAATATTCCTAAGACTCAGTCGTTTTCATTTTATCCAGCGACGGATGAGAAGAGGTATTACAGGCTCACGTTCCATAAGAGTCACCGGGAACTCATCACCGGGCCCTATGTTAACCATGTGTTGGCTGGAGGAAAGGCTATCACCGTGAAGAACCGGCAACGGAAGCTGTACAGCAACAATCCTAGCAAGAATTGGTATGGCTGGAGATCAACAAAGTGGAGCCATGTCTTTTTTGAGCATCCTGCTACATTTGATACGTTGGCAATGGAGACAAAGAAGAAGGAAGAGATCAAGAAGGACCTCAAGAAGTTCAGCGAGGGGAAAGAGTACTATGAGAAAATTGGGAAGGCTTGGAAGAGAGGGTATCTCCTTTACGGTCCTCCAGGAACTGGCAAATCAACCATGATTGCTGCTATGGCCAACTACATGAACTATGATGTGTATGATCTTGAACTTACCACAGTGAAAGACAACACAGAGTTGAGGTCTCTTTTGATTGACACCTCAAGTAAGTCGATCCTAGTTATAGAGGATATTGATTGCTCTCTTGATCTCACCGGCCAACGCgagaagaaaaaggagaaagacGAGGACGAGGAGGAGAAGAATCCAattgaaaagaaggaaaaagaagatgGTGAGAGCAAGAAAAGCAAGGTTACATTATCTGGGCTTCTGAATTTCATTGACGGCCTTTGGTCAGCTACTGGGGGAGAAAGGATTATTGTGTTCACTACAAATTACGTGGACAAGCTTGATCCTGCGTTGATTAGGAGAGGAAGGATGGATAAGCACATTGAAATGTCCTATTGTTGCTTTGAAGCATTCAAGATGCTAGCCAAGAACTATTTAGATATTGATTCACATGAACTGTATGCAGAGATTGAAATTATGCTGGCTGAAACCAACATGACTCCTGCTGATGTTGCGGAGAATTTGATGCCCAAGTGTGATGAGGATGACACAGAGACttgtttgaagaatttgattgaagCTCTCAAGGCGGCGAAGGAGGAGGCAATCAAGAAG GCTGAAGAAGAAGCACGGTTGAAAGCAGAGGAGGCGACAAAGAAGGCTGAGGAAGAAGTGCGGTCCAAGGcagagaaagaagagaaggaaaagcatgcaaaagaaaatgaaacctCATCTTCTTCTGCGAAAGAAAATGGGTCGATTGCTAATGGTAATGGGAATACAAGCAACTGA
- the LOC102614176 gene encoding AAA-ATPase ASD, mitochondrial-like isoform X1, producing MVTTGELWATIGSVMASVMFVSAIFKQYFPYQLWGYVEKYSQKLFRILYPYIEITFHEFSGDRLKRSEAFSAIQNYLSTTATLHATRFKADVVKDSQSIVLSMDDRQEVTDEFKGIKVWWVLGKNIPKTQSFSFYPATDEKRYYRLTFHKSHRELITGPYVNHVLAGGKAITVKNRQRKLYSNNPSKNWYGWRSTKWSHVFFEHPATFDTLAMETKKKEEIKKDLKKFSEGKEYYEKIGKAWKRGYLLYGPPGTGKSTMIAAMANYMNYDVYDLELTTVKDNTELRSLLIDTSSKSILVIEDIDCSLDLTGQREKKKEKDEDEEEKNPIEKKEKEDGESKKSKVTLSGLLNFIDGLWSATGGERIIVFTTNYVDKLDPALIRRGRMDKHIEMSYCCFEAFKMLAKNYLDIDSHELYAEIEIMLAETNMTPADVAENLMPKCDEDDTETCLKNLIEALKAAKEEAIKKAEEEAQLKAEEATKKAEEEARLKAEEATKKAEEEVRSKAEKEEKEKHAKENETSSSSAKENGSIANGNGNTSN from the coding sequence ATGGTGACTACTGGAGAATTGTGGGCAACTATAGGCTCAGTTATGGCGAGTGTCATGTTTGTATCAGCTATATTCAAGCAATACTTTCCATATCAACTTTGGGGCTATGTTGAAAAATATAGTCAAAAATTGTTTCGGATTCTGTATCCTTACATAGAAATTACGTTTCATGAATTCTCCGGTGATCGTCTCAAGCGCAGCGAAGCCTTCTCCGCCATACAAAACTATCTCAGCACCACTGCCACTTTGCATGCTACAAGGTTCAAGGCTGATGTTGTCAAAGACAGTCAGTCTATAGTCCTTAGCATGGATGATAGGCAGGAGGTCACAGATGAGTTTAAAGGGATCAAAGTTTGGTGGGTGTTGGGTAAGAATATTCCTAAGACTCAGTCGTTTTCATTTTATCCAGCGACGGATGAGAAGAGGTATTACAGGCTCACGTTCCATAAGAGTCACCGGGAACTCATCACCGGGCCCTATGTTAACCATGTGTTGGCTGGAGGAAAGGCTATCACCGTGAAGAACCGGCAACGGAAGCTGTACAGCAACAATCCTAGCAAGAATTGGTATGGCTGGAGATCAACAAAGTGGAGCCATGTCTTTTTTGAGCATCCTGCTACATTTGATACGTTGGCAATGGAGACAAAGAAGAAGGAAGAGATCAAGAAGGACCTCAAGAAGTTCAGCGAGGGGAAAGAGTACTATGAGAAAATTGGGAAGGCTTGGAAGAGAGGGTATCTCCTTTACGGTCCTCCAGGAACTGGCAAATCAACCATGATTGCTGCTATGGCCAACTACATGAACTATGATGTGTATGATCTTGAACTTACCACAGTGAAAGACAACACAGAGTTGAGGTCTCTTTTGATTGACACCTCAAGTAAGTCGATCCTAGTTATAGAGGATATTGATTGCTCTCTTGATCTCACCGGCCAACGCgagaagaaaaaggagaaagacGAGGACGAGGAGGAGAAGAATCCAattgaaaagaaggaaaaagaagatgGTGAGAGCAAGAAAAGCAAGGTTACATTATCTGGGCTTCTGAATTTCATTGACGGCCTTTGGTCAGCTACTGGGGGAGAAAGGATTATTGTGTTCACTACAAATTACGTGGACAAGCTTGATCCTGCGTTGATTAGGAGAGGAAGGATGGATAAGCACATTGAAATGTCCTATTGTTGCTTTGAAGCATTCAAGATGCTAGCCAAGAACTATTTAGATATTGATTCACATGAACTGTATGCAGAGATTGAAATTATGCTGGCTGAAACCAACATGACTCCTGCTGATGTTGCGGAGAATTTGATGCCCAAGTGTGATGAGGATGACACAGAGACttgtttgaagaatttgattgaagCTCTCAAGGCGGCGAAGGAGGAGGCAATCAAGAAGGCTGAAGAAGAAGCACAGTTGAAAGCAGAGGAGGCGACAAAGAAGGCTGAAGAAGAAGCACGGTTGAAAGCAGAGGAGGCGACAAAGAAGGCTGAGGAAGAAGTGCGGTCCAAGGcagagaaagaagagaaggaaaagcatgcaaaagaaaatgaaacctCATCTTCTTCTGCGAAAGAAAATGGGTCGATTGCTAATGGTAATGGGAATACAAGCAACTGA
- the LOC102613385 gene encoding thaumatin-like protein has protein sequence MKLRAAFFLCLLWHFMLSGQVQSRDVTFYVHNKCPFPIWPATAPNTGHPVIADGGFYLPSGETEIISAPWSWSGRIWARTGCNFASNWKPACETGDCDGRLACSGLIGTPPATLVEITLAADRNKPSFYDVSLVDGYNLHVMVTTRQISTKCTINGCRKNMNIFCPPELQVLNENRQVVACKSACLAFNLDSFCCRNEFGTPDKCKPSLYSKIFKDACPAYYSYAYDMPAPLVSCVSGEFVITFCPSGWGEGESESENIASTSI, from the coding sequence GGCAAGTACAATCACGTGATGTCACATTTTATGTGCACAACAAATGCCCCTTTCCGATATGGCCAGCAACTGCTCCTAATACCGGCCATCCGGTGATAGCCGATGGAGGCTTCTACCTCCCCTCCGGAGAGACTGAAATCATCTCTGCCCCATGGTCCTGGAGCGGTCGAATTTGGGCAAGAACAGGCTGCAATTTTGCCTCCAATTGGAAACCAGCATGTGAAACGGGTGACTGTGATGGAAGACTAGCGTGTAGTGGCCTAATAGGCACACCACCGGCCACATTAGTTGAAATTACACTGGCAGCAGATAGAAACAAGCCAAGTTTTTATGATGTGAGCTTAGTTGACGGCTATAACCTTCATGTAATGGTCACAACAAGGcaaatatcaacaaaatgtACAATCAACGGATGCCGAAAAAACATGAATATTTTCTGCCCACCAGAACTGCAGGTTTTGAACGAAAATAGACAAGTCGTGGCTTGCAAAAGTGCATGCTTGGCCTTCAATCTTGACTCATTTTGTTGCAGAAATGAGTTTGGTACTCCCGACAAATGCAAGCCTAGCTTGTACTCAAAGATATTTAAGGATGCTTGTCCTGCTTATTATAGCTATGCGTATGACATGCCTGCACCTTTGGTAAGTTGTGTTTCAGGAGAATTTGTGATCACATTTTGTCCTTCTGGATGGGGTGAAGGTGAGAGCGAAAGTGAAAATATTGCCTCTACTTCCatatag